From Bradyrhizobium symbiodeficiens, the proteins below share one genomic window:
- a CDS encoding sulfurtransferase yields the protein MTDVLISASELADLLKSEPCVVIDTRNPDAYGAGHLPGAVNVHEIFTFLATSTPEGMSELKTKFADAFGAAGLSGKETAVIYEQSMNSGFGQSCRGYYLLTMLGYPKIKVLHGGFDAWSAAGFPVTKDVPTPVKASFAIVPEAGDILIDAKTMLAAVGKPGVAILDVRDVDEWIGDSSSPYGKDFCPRKGRIPGAVWLEWYRMMKPTAEGPRFKSKDEILAECATVGISPSTTVYLYCFKGARASNTFLALKNAGVKDVRMYFGSWNEWSRDPSLPIEQGLPVAAQVTGKAA from the coding sequence ATGACGGACGTTCTGATCTCTGCCAGCGAACTTGCCGATCTCTTGAAGAGCGAACCGTGTGTCGTGATCGACACCCGTAATCCCGACGCCTATGGCGCCGGGCACCTGCCGGGCGCCGTGAACGTGCACGAGATCTTCACGTTTCTTGCGACCTCGACGCCGGAAGGCATGAGCGAGCTGAAGACCAAATTCGCCGACGCCTTTGGCGCTGCCGGTCTCTCCGGCAAGGAGACGGCGGTGATCTACGAGCAGTCGATGAATTCCGGCTTCGGCCAGTCCTGCCGCGGCTACTACCTCCTCACCATGCTCGGCTATCCCAAGATCAAGGTGCTGCATGGCGGCTTCGATGCCTGGTCGGCCGCGGGCTTCCCGGTGACGAAGGACGTTCCGACGCCGGTGAAGGCCTCGTTCGCGATCGTGCCGGAAGCCGGCGACATCCTGATCGACGCGAAGACCATGCTCGCCGCCGTCGGAAAGCCCGGCGTCGCCATCCTCGACGTGCGCGATGTCGACGAATGGATCGGCGACAGCTCGTCGCCCTACGGCAAGGATTTCTGCCCGCGCAAGGGCCGCATCCCCGGCGCGGTGTGGCTGGAATGGTACCGCATGATGAAGCCGACCGCGGAAGGGCCCCGGTTCAAGTCCAAGGACGAGATCCTGGCCGAATGCGCCACCGTCGGCATCTCGCCGTCGACGACGGTCTATCTCTACTGCTTCAAGGGCGCGCGGGCCTCGAACACCTTCCTGGCGCTGAAGAATGCCGGCGTGAAGGACGTGCGGATGTATTTCGGCTCCTGGAACGAATGGTCGCGTGATCCTTCGCTGCCGATCGAGCAGGGGTTGCCGGTGGCTGCCCAGGTAACAGGCAAGGCGGCATAG
- a CDS encoding acyl-CoA dehydrogenase family protein, with the protein MGSLALSRAEVLDQPAPSIAGEVARIAREDLAPLAAGIDDGSVYPAEVLRKLGAVGAWGSHVPHEGAADLRCAIEAMAAIGEVCGATAFMAWCQNTLVWYAANSTNVALAKRFGDGLSTGRVLGGTGLSNPMKSFFGIEKLKLKGRKVEGGYIVRGALPWVSNLGPDHYFGTIFEREDDQGIASGEPGTVMFLADCSDPAITLTPCKPFMAMDGTGTYGVQFRDVFVPDELILADPAGPFVKKIRAGFILLQAGMALGLIKDCINIMDEVDNSLGHINRYLPQQPVHFRDLAAELEAETMALARDPYNEEETYWRKVIALRLRAGEASVAAAHAAMLHCGARGYLKGHRAQRRLREAYFVAIVTPATKQLRKMLADC; encoded by the coding sequence ATGGGTTCACTGGCTTTATCGCGGGCCGAGGTTTTGGATCAGCCCGCACCGTCCATTGCAGGGGAGGTAGCGCGGATCGCGCGCGAAGATCTGGCGCCGCTTGCCGCCGGCATCGATGATGGCTCGGTCTATCCGGCCGAGGTGCTGCGCAAGCTCGGCGCGGTCGGCGCGTGGGGCAGTCACGTGCCGCACGAAGGTGCCGCCGATCTGCGCTGCGCGATCGAGGCGATGGCCGCGATCGGCGAGGTCTGCGGCGCCACGGCCTTCATGGCCTGGTGCCAGAACACGCTGGTCTGGTACGCGGCGAATTCCACCAATGTAGCGCTCGCCAAGCGTTTCGGCGATGGCCTCTCGACCGGCCGGGTGCTCGGCGGTACCGGGCTTTCCAACCCGATGAAGAGCTTTTTCGGCATCGAGAAACTGAAGCTGAAAGGCAGGAAGGTCGAGGGCGGTTATATCGTGCGCGGCGCGTTGCCGTGGGTCTCCAATCTCGGCCCCGATCATTATTTCGGCACCATCTTCGAGCGCGAGGATGATCAGGGCATCGCAAGTGGCGAGCCCGGCACTGTCATGTTCCTGGCCGACTGCTCGGACCCTGCGATCACGCTGACGCCGTGCAAGCCGTTCATGGCGATGGACGGCACCGGAACCTATGGCGTGCAGTTTCGCGACGTCTTCGTGCCGGATGAGCTGATCCTGGCCGATCCCGCCGGCCCCTTCGTCAAGAAGATCCGCGCGGGCTTCATCCTGCTGCAGGCCGGCATGGCGCTTGGTCTCATCAAGGACTGCATCAACATCATGGACGAGGTGGATAACTCGCTCGGCCATATCAACCGCTACCTGCCGCAACAGCCGGTGCACTTCCGCGATCTCGCGGCCGAGCTCGAGGCCGAGACCATGGCGCTGGCGCGCGATCCCTACAACGAGGAGGAAACCTACTGGCGCAAGGTGATTGCGCTGCGGCTTCGCGCCGGCGAAGCCAGCGTCGCGGCGGCGCATGCGGCGATGCTGCATTGTGGCGCGCGCGGCTATCTCAAGGGCCACCGCGCGCAGCGGCGCCTGCGCGAGGCCTATTTCGTCGCGATCGTCACGCCGGCCACCAAGCAGCTGCGCAAGATGCTCGCCGATTGCTGA
- a CDS encoding OsmC family protein, with translation MTAVVQKTVLTGCLAPIDKNGLEQLIASGKANPKVVKTLKCKTVAEGKFRHANYIRNLPPYIVDEPPGLLGDDTAPNPSEASLAALGSCLAVGLHANAVHRGWIVNKLELELEGDLNITAVWGTGDTSDKPVGFTDVRVKVDMECEGISQDEINALVAHVKQWSPVANTFTRPVNLEVGI, from the coding sequence ATGACTGCCGTCGTTCAAAAGACTGTGCTGACGGGGTGCCTAGCGCCCATCGACAAGAATGGCCTCGAGCAACTGATCGCGAGCGGCAAGGCCAATCCGAAGGTCGTCAAGACCTTGAAATGCAAGACGGTCGCGGAGGGGAAATTCCGCCACGCCAACTACATCCGTAATCTGCCGCCCTATATCGTCGACGAGCCGCCGGGTCTGCTGGGCGACGACACCGCGCCCAATCCGTCGGAAGCCTCGCTCGCCGCGCTCGGCTCATGCCTTGCCGTCGGCCTGCATGCCAACGCCGTGCATCGCGGCTGGATCGTCAACAAGCTCGAGCTCGAGCTCGAGGGTGACCTCAACATCACCGCGGTCTGGGGCACCGGCGATACCTCGGACAAGCCGGTCGGCTTCACTGACGTGCGCGTCAAGGTCGACATGGAATGCGAGGGTATCTCGCAGGACGAGATCAACGCGCTGGTCGCCCACGTGAAGCAATGGTCGCCGGTCGCCAACACCTTCACGCGCCCGGTCAATCTCGAGGTCGGCATCTAG
- a CDS encoding TetR/AcrR family transcriptional regulator, whose protein sequence is MAKPSPNKPSLNKMSSKRNAPHSGAGDDESARGRLLSAASHLFCKNGINATGIDAIIEEAGTAKTTLYKLFGSKTNLVNAVLESEGKQWREWFIAAMEDGGGDAQAKLTRIFPALKSWFAEERFYGCPFINAVGEHDKDAKQFRNIALKHKKIVLGHIEKLAGELGSSEPAVLAHQLGLLIDGAIVAAMISRDPGVADTAALTAGPLLGQSKAKKKRAADQLEAV, encoded by the coding sequence ATGGCCAAGCCTTCACCGAACAAGCCCTCACTCAACAAGATGTCGTCGAAGAGGAATGCGCCGCATTCAGGCGCCGGCGACGACGAATCCGCGCGCGGCCGCCTGCTCAGCGCCGCATCGCATCTGTTTTGCAAGAACGGAATCAACGCCACCGGCATCGATGCGATCATCGAGGAGGCCGGCACCGCGAAAACCACGCTGTACAAGCTGTTCGGCTCCAAGACCAATCTCGTCAACGCGGTGCTGGAGAGCGAAGGCAAGCAGTGGCGCGAATGGTTCATCGCCGCCATGGAAGACGGCGGCGGCGATGCGCAGGCGAAGCTCACGCGCATCTTCCCGGCCCTGAAGAGCTGGTTTGCGGAAGAACGCTTCTACGGCTGCCCCTTCATCAACGCGGTCGGCGAGCACGACAAGGACGCCAAGCAGTTCCGCAACATCGCGCTGAAGCACAAGAAGATCGTGCTCGGCCACATCGAGAAGCTCGCCGGCGAGCTCGGCTCGAGCGAACCTGCGGTGCTCGCGCATCAGCTAGGCCTCCTGATCGACGGCGCGATCGTCGCCGCGATGATCTCGCGTGATCCCGGCGTGGCAGATACGGCGGCGCTGACGGCCGGCCCCCTGCTCGGCCAATCCAAGGCAAAAAAGAAGCGCGCGGCGGATCAGCTGGAGGCGGTGTAA
- a CDS encoding alpha/beta fold hydrolase, which yields MTAFSLETFGFPEVHADGRPIKLNLRKGLALLVYLAEAKAAVAREIIATLLWPETDRETGLARLRRLLHRVELALGQPVFETDRTSVRWSPAVVLKVDAHLFESACDRGDFDEACAVYRGDFLAGFALDDGPVFDDWAFFRREALRGRLMHALERLVQDRNAAGDHFAAAAHAGRLAELDPLSEVYGRHLIRSLLLAGERSAAERHHVALTQRLRDELGVALEAETEALMSPAAAPQDVPPTRYVKGSGVHLAYQTYGSGPLDILVMPGFVSHVERAWESPASRTFLASLMKLGRLIVFDRRGIGLSDRVGSAPGIDVTAEDIGTVLRAVDSRRVVLFGASECGPACIKFAVDEPRRVAGLILFGALAKGCWSQDYPHALRASQYDAWSKQLIAQWGGPVGIETFAPSLAGDPHARAWWAGLLRAASSPGGISAVLEAFRDADVRELLPRVAVPTLVLHRRGDQAVRIAAGRDIASRISGAEFVELDGNDHWFFAGDQRPVREAIRRFTDALPREEKAGR from the coding sequence GTGACTGCCTTTTCGCTGGAGACATTCGGGTTCCCGGAGGTCCATGCCGACGGCCGTCCGATCAAGTTGAACCTGCGCAAGGGTCTTGCGCTGCTCGTCTATCTCGCGGAGGCCAAGGCTGCGGTCGCGCGCGAAATCATCGCCACGCTACTCTGGCCCGAGACCGATCGGGAGACGGGCCTTGCACGGTTGCGGCGGCTGCTTCATCGCGTCGAACTCGCGCTCGGCCAGCCGGTGTTCGAGACCGACCGCACCAGCGTGCGCTGGTCTCCGGCGGTCGTGCTGAAGGTCGATGCGCATTTATTCGAGAGTGCCTGCGACCGCGGCGACTTCGACGAAGCCTGCGCGGTTTATCGCGGCGACTTCCTGGCGGGTTTTGCTCTCGACGATGGCCCTGTATTCGACGATTGGGCGTTCTTTCGCCGCGAGGCGCTGAGGGGCCGGCTGATGCACGCGCTGGAGCGTCTGGTGCAGGACAGGAATGCCGCCGGCGACCATTTTGCTGCGGCAGCGCATGCGGGACGCCTGGCTGAACTCGATCCCCTCAGCGAGGTCTATGGCCGGCATCTGATCCGCAGCCTTTTGCTGGCAGGCGAGCGCAGCGCGGCGGAGCGTCATCATGTGGCCCTGACACAGCGGCTGCGGGACGAGCTCGGGGTTGCGCTGGAAGCCGAGACCGAGGCGCTCATGAGTCCCGCCGCGGCGCCGCAGGACGTTCCGCCGACGCGCTATGTGAAGGGCTCCGGCGTGCATCTGGCCTATCAGACCTACGGAAGTGGTCCGCTCGATATCCTGGTGATGCCCGGCTTCGTGTCGCATGTCGAGCGCGCCTGGGAAAGCCCTGCGAGCCGGACGTTCCTGGCGTCGTTGATGAAGCTTGGACGGCTGATCGTTTTCGATCGCCGCGGGATCGGACTGTCCGACCGGGTCGGATCGGCACCGGGCATCGACGTCACCGCCGAGGATATCGGCACCGTGCTGCGGGCGGTGGATTCGCGCCGTGTCGTGCTGTTCGGCGCCTCCGAATGCGGGCCGGCCTGCATCAAGTTTGCGGTCGACGAACCGCGCCGCGTCGCCGGGCTCATCCTGTTCGGCGCATTGGCCAAGGGCTGCTGGTCGCAGGATTATCCGCATGCCCTGCGGGCCAGCCAGTACGATGCCTGGAGCAAGCAACTCATCGCACAATGGGGTGGGCCGGTCGGGATCGAGACCTTTGCGCCGAGTCTGGCGGGTGATCCCCATGCGCGCGCCTGGTGGGCCGGGCTATTGCGTGCGGCCTCCAGTCCCGGCGGTATCTCGGCCGTGCTCGAAGCCTTTCGCGATGCCGACGTGCGAGAGCTGCTGCCCCGGGTCGCCGTGCCGACGCTGGTGCTGCACCGGCGCGGCGACCAGGCGGTGCGGATCGCGGCCGGCCGCGACATCGCGAGCCGGATCAGCGGTGCGGAGTTCGTCGAGCTCGACGGCAACGATCATTGGTTCTTCGCGGGCGATCAGCGACCGGTGCGCGAGGCGATCAGGCGGTTTACCGACGCGTTGCCGCGGGAGGAAAAGGCGGGGCGGTAA
- the mddA gene encoding methanethiol S-methyltransferase, producing MFSRLAILLYAIVSYAVFTVSFLYALGFVGNYVVPKSIDLPFDVGNPSNLTEAIVVNLLLMSLFAIQHSVMARPAFKRWWTKVLPVACERSTYVLLSSLILLLLFWQWRPIPAPIWQTAGIVAWLLTGIHWLGWLIAFASTHMIDHFDLFGLRQALAALRGTEPQGPSFKAPLLYKIVRHPIMLGFLLAFWATPEMTAGHLLFALANTAYILAALQFEERDLIAEFGETYRQYRRRVPMLLPRLFARTRTRDRDAARSIGAPR from the coding sequence ATGTTCTCGCGCCTCGCAATCCTGCTCTACGCAATCGTGAGCTATGCCGTATTCACGGTGTCCTTCCTCTATGCACTCGGTTTCGTCGGCAATTATGTCGTACCCAAGTCAATCGATCTGCCCTTCGACGTCGGCAACCCCTCGAATTTGACCGAAGCCATCGTCGTCAACCTGCTGCTGATGAGCCTGTTTGCCATCCAGCACAGCGTCATGGCGCGTCCGGCTTTCAAACGCTGGTGGACCAAGGTTCTTCCCGTGGCCTGCGAGCGCAGCACCTACGTGCTGCTCTCCAGCCTCATTCTCCTCCTGCTGTTCTGGCAGTGGCGTCCGATCCCGGCACCGATTTGGCAGACCGCCGGAATCGTGGCGTGGTTGCTGACTGGCATCCATTGGCTCGGCTGGCTGATCGCATTCGCCTCGACCCACATGATCGATCATTTCGACCTGTTCGGCCTGCGCCAGGCCCTCGCGGCGTTGCGCGGGACCGAGCCGCAGGGACCATCCTTCAAGGCGCCGCTGCTCTACAAGATCGTGCGGCATCCGATCATGCTGGGCTTCCTCCTGGCATTCTGGGCCACGCCCGAGATGACCGCCGGCCATCTGCTGTTCGCGCTCGCGAACACCGCCTATATCCTGGCCGCGTTGCAGTTCGAAGAGCGGGATCTGATCGCGGAATTCGGCGAGACCTATCGGCAGTATCGCCGCCGCGTTCCTATGCTGTTGCCGCGCCTCTTCGCGCGGACTCGGACGAGGGACCGTGATGCCGCCCGGAGCATCGGAGCGCCCCGATGA
- a CDS encoding helix-turn-helix transcriptional regulator — MFADAFDGLHAGMYLVEADAHLIHANIAGRALIDAGDILHEVRGRLLVSDLPANLTLQCAFAAAGQADRSPAAGATAVPMTGRDGQRYVADALPLPAGTRRNSGANRRAAAALFVRKTALPILSRAEVISKAFRLTPAELRVLLALVELGGIPEVAAALGIAGSTVKTHLRRLFDKTGAARQADLVKIVAGYATPLRELAKYNPVGAPP, encoded by the coding sequence ATGTTTGCCGATGCCTTCGACGGGCTCCATGCCGGGATGTATCTGGTCGAGGCGGACGCCCATCTCATTCACGCCAATATCGCAGGCCGCGCCCTCATCGACGCCGGGGACATCCTGCATGAGGTCCGCGGGCGTCTCCTCGTCAGTGATCTGCCCGCCAACCTGACTTTGCAATGCGCCTTCGCGGCTGCGGGACAAGCCGACCGGAGTCCGGCCGCCGGCGCGACCGCCGTGCCGATGACCGGGAGGGATGGCCAACGTTACGTCGCCGATGCCCTGCCGCTGCCCGCAGGCACGCGCCGAAACTCCGGCGCAAACCGTCGAGCGGCGGCAGCGCTGTTCGTGCGCAAGACGGCCCTGCCGATCCTGTCCCGCGCGGAGGTGATCAGCAAGGCATTCAGATTGACGCCGGCCGAGTTACGCGTGTTGCTCGCCCTCGTCGAGCTCGGCGGCATTCCTGAAGTCGCCGCGGCGCTCGGCATTGCCGGATCGACGGTCAAGACGCATCTCCGCCGTCTGTTCGACAAGACCGGCGCTGCGCGGCAGGCTGATCTCGTCAAGATCGTCGCCGGATATGCGACACCGCTGAGAGAACTCGCCAAATATAATCCCGTTGGAGCGCCACCATGA
- a CDS encoding NADPH:quinone oxidoreductase family protein: MKAVLCHSFTGPGDLSLGEIDVPKPAGDEILIDVHAASVSFMDQLMVSGLYQMRPQTPFVPGTEASGTVVAVGGDVTRFAPGDRVACSSWTGGYAERMIAKESKTVRLPDGVTFEAAATILHNYGTAYYALVERARAVRGETLFVTGAAGGVGLAAVDLGRHLGLRVVAGVGSDDKAALVRGYGASAVINYRSEDLRDRIKSITSGNGIDVGFDNVGGAIFEQMARLMKWGGRLMPIGFTGGEIPSIPMNLPLLKNFSIVGVFAGAWAEKFPHEGARMNDALMQWLADGQIRPHIDRILPLEEVAEAMRAVANRTVQGRIVLRIR; this comes from the coding sequence ATGAAAGCGGTTCTGTGTCATTCGTTCACCGGACCTGGCGATCTCAGCCTCGGTGAGATCGACGTGCCCAAGCCGGCCGGCGACGAGATCCTCATCGACGTCCACGCGGCGTCCGTGAGTTTCATGGACCAGTTGATGGTCTCGGGCCTCTACCAGATGCGGCCGCAGACGCCGTTCGTGCCCGGCACGGAAGCATCCGGAACCGTCGTGGCGGTCGGCGGCGACGTGACAAGGTTCGCGCCCGGCGACCGCGTGGCCTGCAGCAGCTGGACCGGCGGCTACGCCGAACGAATGATTGCGAAGGAATCGAAAACCGTGCGCCTGCCTGACGGCGTAACATTCGAAGCGGCGGCAACCATCCTGCACAATTACGGTACGGCCTATTATGCGCTGGTCGAGCGGGCGCGAGCCGTGCGCGGCGAAACGTTGTTCGTCACCGGCGCTGCCGGCGGCGTTGGACTTGCCGCCGTCGACCTCGGCCGCCATCTCGGCCTGCGCGTCGTTGCCGGCGTCGGCTCCGACGACAAGGCGGCCTTGGTCCGCGGCTATGGCGCCAGCGCGGTCATCAACTACCGCAGCGAGGATTTGCGAGACCGGATCAAGTCGATCACGTCGGGAAACGGCATCGATGTCGGCTTCGACAATGTCGGCGGCGCGATCTTCGAGCAGATGGCCCGGCTGATGAAATGGGGCGGGCGGCTGATGCCGATCGGCTTCACCGGCGGCGAGATTCCGTCCATCCCGATGAACCTGCCGCTGCTGAAGAACTTCTCCATCGTCGGCGTCTTTGCGGGCGCCTGGGCGGAGAAATTCCCGCACGAGGGCGCACGCATGAACGACGCGCTGATGCAATGGCTCGCCGACGGACAAATCCGCCCGCATATCGATCGCATCCTCCCTTTGGAGGAGGTCGCTGAGGCCATGCGCGCCGTGGCCAACCGGACGGTTCAGGGGCGAATTGTGCTCAGGATCAGGTAG
- a CDS encoding diguanylate cyclase domain-containing protein → MRSDAGRYSLPRWRVMQWLTDVGPDVPADIRAALIAQLFGAVPIFAGGAINSVAIAAIIAYRQQTAPLIAWFVLELLICLARLAILLAAHRAIRLHRPTPTDLHLLFSMAWSLSLGLGAMASIASGDWLVAMLACMSTAAMIGGICFRNFGAPRFAGLMILISLGPLVLYIALLGEPVLYIMIYQIPMYLAAMTGAAFRLNRMLITTMQAERENSRRAHHDALTGLLNRAGFVDGLEAKLAQSIRKNRSFALFFSDLDAFKPINDTFGHAAGDQVLKVVAERLRKAVPEGAAIARMGGDEFVALVDGVTADQALAMGQRIVDEIAAPYQIDGETPVTIGASVGIALAPDHGSQVDELLVVADRALYEAKSDGKSRCCLAGLDIGLTALRRLQHSGRRPANATSVAA, encoded by the coding sequence ATGCGGTCCGACGCTGGACGATACAGCTTGCCACGCTGGCGCGTGATGCAGTGGTTGACGGACGTCGGCCCCGACGTGCCGGCCGACATCCGTGCAGCCCTCATCGCCCAACTCTTCGGTGCGGTCCCGATCTTTGCCGGCGGCGCCATCAATTCGGTCGCGATCGCGGCCATCATCGCCTATCGACAGCAGACGGCGCCGCTCATCGCCTGGTTCGTGCTTGAACTCCTGATTTGCCTGGCGCGCCTCGCGATCCTGCTCGCAGCACATCGCGCGATCCGGCTGCACCGGCCGACCCCGACCGATCTTCATCTCCTGTTCTCGATGGCCTGGAGCCTGAGCCTCGGCCTCGGCGCAATGGCGAGCATCGCGAGCGGCGACTGGCTCGTGGCGATGCTTGCTTGCATGTCCACGGCGGCGATGATCGGCGGCATCTGCTTCCGCAATTTCGGTGCGCCGCGATTTGCCGGGCTCATGATCCTGATCAGTCTCGGCCCCCTCGTCCTTTACATCGCCCTTCTTGGCGAGCCGGTGCTCTACATCATGATCTACCAGATCCCGATGTATCTCGCGGCCATGACCGGCGCGGCCTTCAGGCTCAACAGGATGCTGATCACCACCATGCAGGCCGAGCGCGAGAACAGCCGCCGCGCGCACCATGACGCGCTCACGGGGCTGCTGAATCGCGCCGGATTTGTCGACGGCCTCGAGGCGAAGCTCGCGCAATCCATTCGCAAGAACCGCTCCTTTGCCCTGTTCTTCTCCGACCTCGACGCGTTCAAGCCGATCAACGACACGTTCGGACATGCAGCCGGCGATCAGGTGCTCAAGGTAGTCGCCGAGCGGCTGCGCAAGGCGGTGCCCGAAGGCGCGGCGATCGCGCGAATGGGCGGTGACGAATTCGTCGCGCTGGTCGATGGCGTCACGGCCGATCAGGCGCTGGCGATGGGACAACGCATCGTCGACGAGATCGCAGCCCCCTATCAGATCGATGGCGAGACCCCTGTCACCATCGGTGCGAGCGTCGGCATCGCATTGGCGCCCGATCACGGCTCCCAGGTCGACGAATTGCTCGTGGTCGCGGATAGGGCCCTTTACGAAGCAAAATCCGACGGCAAGTCACGCTGCTGCCTCGCCGGGCTCGATATCGGCCTGACGGCGCTGCGCCGGCTTCAGCACAGTGGCAGGCGGCCTGCGAACGCGACCAGCGTCGCCGCCTGA